The stretch of DNA CGTTGTCGTCAAAGCTCATCTTTGCATCAAGCGCCAGCAGGTCACCGGCACCGGTCACAACAAGCGGATTGATTTCAATCAGACTGGCGTCAAGCGCGATAAAGGCGTCATAAAGACCGCCCAGAAATTTTGGAAGCTGTTTTGCGGTTGCCCCCGAAAGCCCCATGACGCCTGCCAGACGGCGCGCGTGATGCGCCTGCAGGCCGGTGGCCGGGTCGATTGCCACAGACAGGATCTTGTCCGGCTGCGTGGCGGCAACTTCCTCGATATCCATCCCACCCTCGCTTGAGGCAATGATGGTGATCCGGCTGCTGCCACGATCAACAAGAAGCGACAGATAAAGCTCGTCACCAATGTCACAGCCTTCCTCGACATAGAGACGCTTGACCTCGCGTCCCTGCGGACCGGTCTGATGGGTGACCAGGGTCTTGCCAAGAAGATCGGTCGCAACCTCGCGCACCTCATCAACCGAAGAGACAACCTTGACTCCACCAGCCTTGCCGCGACCCCCTGCGTGAATCTGCGCCTTTACGACATGCACCGGCCCCCCGAGGTCGGTGGCGGCAGCGGCGGCCTCATCGACCGAAAATGCCGCCCTGCCATTTGGCACCGCGACACCAAAGCCGGCCAGCAATGTCTTGGCCTGATGTTCATGGATGTTCATTTACTGTCCCCCACAACACGGGCAATCGCCCGCACCCAGATCTAGTCCAGAGACTCAACAACCTCATTGAGTGCCCGTACCGCGGCGACCGAATGATCGAACATCGCCTTTTCCTCGTCATCCAGCGCAATCTCGACAACACGCTCGACCCCACCGGCACCAAGCACAACCGGCACACCTACATACAGGCCGGACAACCCATAGGCGCCATCGACATAGGCAGCACAGGGAAGGACGCGTTTCTTGTCGAGAAGATAGGCCTCGGCCATTTCAATGGCGGAGGAGGCGGGCGCATAGAAAGCCGAACCTGTTTTCAGCAGACCGACGATTTCGGCACCACCATCGCGCGTCCGCTGCACGATCTCGGCGATTTTCGCCTCGGTCGACCAGCCCATGGCGATCAGATCCGGCACCGGAATACCGGCGACGGTCGAATAACGGACAAGCGGCACCATGGTGTCGCCATGGCCGCCGAGGACGAAAGCCGTCACATCCTCGACCGACACCTTGAATTCCTCGGCTAGGAAATAGCGGAAGCGCGCGGAATCCAGAACGCCGGCCATCCCGACAACACGTGCTGTTGGCAGACCTGATGCCTGCTGCAGAATGCCGACCATCACATCAAGCGGATTGGTGATGCAGATGACAAAGGCATCGGGACAATTGTCACGGATGCCGGCGCCAACCTGCTGCATGACCTTGGTGTTGATTCCAATCAGGTCATCACGGCTCATGCCGGGCTTGCGCGCAACCCCGGCAGTGACAATCACCACATCGCTGTCAGCCAGCGCGGAATAGTCGTTTGATCCGCCAAGAACAGCATCAAAGCCCTCAATCGGGCTTGCCTGTGCGATGTCCAGAGCCTTGCCCTGCGGAATGCCTTCGGCAATGTCGAAAAGCGTGACATCGCCAAGCTGCTTCAGGCCGGCCAGAAGGGCAAGAGTGCCTCCGATGTTGCCA from Alphaproteobacteria bacterium LSUCC0719 encodes:
- the mdh gene encoding malate dehydrogenase; the protein is MARNKISLVGAGNIGGTLALLAGLKQLGDVTLFDIAEGIPQGKALDIAQASPIEGFDAVLGGSNDYSALADSDVVIVTAGVARKPGMSRDDLIGINTKVMQQVGAGIRDNCPDAFVICITNPLDVMVGILQQASGLPTARVVGMAGVLDSARFRYFLAEEFKVSVEDVTAFVLGGHGDTMVPLVRYSTVAGIPVPDLIAMGWSTEAKIAEIVQRTRDGGAEIVGLLKTGSAFYAPASSAIEMAEAYLLDKKRVLPCAAYVDGAYGLSGLYVGVPVVLGAGGVERVVEIALDDEEKAMFDHSVAAVRALNEVVESLD
- the sucC gene encoding ADP-forming succinate--CoA ligase subunit beta; protein product: MNIHEHQAKTLLAGFGVAVPNGRAAFSVDEAAAAATDLGGPVHVVKAQIHAGGRGKAGGVKVVSSVDEVREVATDLLGKTLVTHQTGPQGREVKRLYVEEGCDIGDELYLSLLVDRGSSRITIIASSEGGMDIEEVAATQPDKILSVAIDPATGLQAHHARRLAGVMGLSGATAKQLPKFLGGLYDAFIALDASLIEINPLVVTGAGDLLALDAKMSFDDNALYRHPEVVELRDLAEEDPAEVRASEFDLNYIKLDGNIGCMVNGAGLAMATMDIIQLQGGSPANFLDVGGSATTERVTEAFKIILSDENVRGILVNIFGGIMRCDIIAEGVVGAARTLGLDKPLVVRLEGTNVDEGKRIMAESGLAIIPADNLADAAAKIVAATA